The nucleotide sequence TGGTGCAGAAAATTCACGAAGAATTAGTGCGAAAAACACTTGAAGACGCACTCAACCCCGGCAAATAACCAAAATGCCATCCTTGGTATCATAGCTCCAATTTCTTAGCCTGTCGCAGGATTGATACTTTACACTACCGCATTAGTAAAAAATGTGGGTACAGGAATCATGATAGGTGTTGAGAAGCCATCGATTGAACAGCCCCGCAATGACTCATCATTTCTTTCCGAACGTCGCACGGTAGAAATCCCAATTGGCCTCGCCCAAGCCTTTAAGGAGTGGCATCGTTTCATGGGCTACCCCTGGCACCACAGTCAATTGGTGATCGATTTTTAACTTTTTGAGATGTTCAGAATATGCCCGGTTAAGGTCCGCTGTAAAGTCACGCGAACCAACCGCCACCCGTATTTTCAATTTGCCAATGATGGCGGCGGCGTTCTTCTCAGCTATCGTTAGCGGGCTTTGTGCCTTGAAGTAGTCGAGATCGTTCCCGAATGTGTCTTTTAGAATCCGTTCCCTCTCGGCCGGGTTGCCTTTGGCCCGTGGACCTTGGAATTCTAGGTCTAATGGTCCCCCGGCGAGGATTGAAACTGCGCCGAATAAATCTGTGTGGATGACCCCCAGTCGGCCTGCTCCGTAACCGCCCATGCTGAAGCCTTCGAGCATGCGTCCGTCACGTTTCGCAACGGTACGGAACGTCTTATCAATTTCAGGAATTAGTTCCTTGATGAGTATGGTTTCCATCGGTACCTTGCCGTCTTTCGAGTCGCACCACATGCTATTGGTAAGGCCATTGGGGAAAACAACCAGCATCGGCGGAATCTTCTCCTTGCGGATTGCATCGTCAAAAAACTCGCTGAGTGGCTTGATCCCTGCCAATCCCTCGCCCGTACCGTGTAGCCAGTACAGCACTGGAAGACGGCAATCTTTTTCCTTCTCGTAAGCTTCCGGCGCATAGATATGGTAACTCACTTTCGACTTGGCCGTGGCACTGTAGAAGGTTTGGTACTGCACCCGTTGAGCCTTGACTGGCGGTGTCGTCCAATTCAAGCTGGGGCGGCTACCGTTGTCGGATTTTAGTTCCGGTTTTTGCGGTAGGATGACTTGAGAATGCTTTTGGAAGAACTCCCAGATCGTATCGGTCGCATTGAGCTTGCTCTTGATCGGGCCGATCATGCTTTCGGGAAGTGTTTGTATGGCTCCCGGCCAATGATGGCCGTGGCCTTTGAGGTAAATAACCGAGAGCTTTGGCCCATTGTTTTTCGAAAGGTACTCGATCTTACGCAAGTCATCTTTCTCTGAAAGAACCTTCTGCTCTTTCTCGCATCCGATGGCTTCGGCCCATTTTTCCAATTGTTCGACGACGGGGCGATTGCTCCAACTTCCCCAAGGCGACTTAACTTCACCCCCGGCGAGCGGCATCAATGGATCATTGGTTCCGATAATGTAGAGCGTTGGCAATGGCTTCTTGGGCTTCGGGTTATCGACAGCCATTCGTCCAGCAACCATTCCGATTGCGCAGAAGCGATCGGAGAGTTCTGCTGCCAAACGAAATGTCATACCGCCTCCATTACTGTGGCCGGTGGAAAAAACCCGGCTCTCGTCATAAGGCAGCTTTTTCTTCAAATCGTCTAAAAGTTGTCGGATGAATGCCACGTCATCAATCGCTGCTCTTGGTGAACGTAAGTTGAGTTGACCGGAGTTCCATTGGGCCGGGTTCGTCTTGAAGTTGGTTGGTAGTTTGGGCATAGCGCCAAGACCTTCTGGTGCAACAATCAGAAAGCCTTCCTTATCAGCCAGTGTCGCCCAGCCGTCCTTAACCAATGTGGTGGTTCCGCTCCCGCCGCCGCCGTGAAGCAACAGCACTAAAGGTAGTTTGGCGTCTGGCTTATATCCTTTGGGGATGTGTACCTGAGCCACTCGGTCAAAGTCGCCCGACTTGATGACGAGAGTAAACCGGCCTGATTGCGAAGGAGATGGCAAGGTTGTCTTGGGGGAATCTGCCCATGCGACCAGAGCCAGTATGCTCATGGTACTCAAGATGATTAATGGGAATATGTTTCTTTGACGAGTCATTTCGCACCTGCAACCCTTACATTAACCTATTGGGTTATACTACGATAAAACTACCTTAGGCGGGAGTGTGTATGGTTTCAGCCATCTCCTAGCCTATCCCAAGGCTCATTCTTGCAACATGCAATGAGCCAAAAAGTTAAGGTTGTTATACAAGTGCCTCGCTTGATGGTGTACAAGCTTCAGCCGTGTCAATACCCCATTTGGCAAATTTGTGAAGAATTAATGAATTTCGCCAAGACAGGTGTAAATTGCCCAATCTAATGCCATTGTAATTAATAGAAGATTTACTCGCTCTATAAACTAACCATAAATTACTTGCGCTCTTTTAAGGGGAATATG is from bacterium and encodes:
- a CDS encoding alpha/beta hydrolase-fold protein, translated to MTRQRNIFPLIILSTMSILALVAWADSPKTTLPSPSQSGRFTLVIKSGDFDRVAQVHIPKGYKPDAKLPLVLLLHGGGGSGTTTLVKDGWATLADKEGFLIVAPEGLGAMPKLPTNFKTNPAQWNSGQLNLRSPRAAIDDVAFIRQLLDDLKKKLPYDESRVFSTGHSNGGGMTFRLAAELSDRFCAIGMVAGRMAVDNPKPKKPLPTLYIIGTNDPLMPLAGGEVKSPWGSWSNRPVVEQLEKWAEAIGCEKEQKVLSEKDDLRKIEYLSKNNGPKLSVIYLKGHGHHWPGAIQTLPESMIGPIKSKLNATDTIWEFFQKHSQVILPQKPELKSDNGSRPSLNWTTPPVKAQRVQYQTFYSATAKSKVSYHIYAPEAYEKEKDCRLPVLYWLHGTGEGLAGIKPLSEFFDDAIRKEKIPPMLVVFPNGLTNSMWCDSKDGKVPMETILIKELIPEIDKTFRTVAKRDGRMLEGFSMGGYGAGRLGVIHTDLFGAVSILAGGPLDLEFQGPRAKGNPAERERILKDTFGNDLDYFKAQSPLTIAEKNAAAIIGKLKIRVAVGSRDFTADLNRAYSEHLKKLKIDHQLTVVPGVAHETMPLLKGLGEANWDFYRATFGKK